The genomic DNA GCCGGGGTGAGCCGCTCGCCGTATGTGGTGGCGCTCTACTTCGCCTGGAAGCACAACGTCAGTTTTGAAGAGGCGCTTGCCCGGGTGGCGAGGCGGCGCTCGCGCAACCTGAATGTGGATGCCGGGCTGCTCTCGCTCACCGAGTCTGTTCTCGGACTCCTCAGCGAGCGGCGATGAGCGAGCCGCGGGAGGAGCTTTCCGCTGAGGAGATACGGCAGGGGTTGAAGAGTAGTTTCATCGGCGCGCAGGTGCATGCCTACGCGAAGACGAGCTCTACGATGGACCGCGCCGTTGAGGCGGCACGCGCAGGCGCG from Chloroflexota bacterium includes the following:
- a CDS encoding dual specificity protein phosphatase family protein is translated as NLDRYTPYISPVPVVHFPLIDGPGNPPEDVAHIVQRLGAMVEEGKVLVHCAAGVSRSPYVVALYFAWKHNVSFEEALARVARRRSRNLNVDAGLLSLTESVLGLLSERR